In Helianthus annuus cultivar XRQ/B chromosome 9, HanXRQr2.0-SUNRISE, whole genome shotgun sequence, the following are encoded in one genomic region:
- the LOC118482147 gene encoding uncharacterized protein LOC118482147, translating to MWKQLDQILQIPVCTCNASTQFNNFNHLIKLMQFLMGLDNVYHTVRSNLLIREPLPSLQDAFSVVSREESHRNSNLSVSNDRSVGLFAKTNSVVDNKKKFVKSSNQNLKCTNCNKTGHTIEKCFELIGYPSWMKPPRGNQSKKNSSSNNACVDESSVPVTSLTSDQLTKLLSLIKDRAPETSQSCNVSGFVNQENPGDW from the exons ATGTGGAAACAATTAGATCAGATTCTGCAAATTCCTGTGTGTACTTGTAACGCATCAACTCAGTTTAATAACTTTAACCACTTAATCAAATTAATGCAGTTTCTGATGGGCCTTGACAATGTATATCACACTGTTAGATCAAATTTGCTTATTAGAGAACCTCTTCCTAGTTTGCAAGATGCTTTTTCTGTTGTGTCCAGAGAAGAATCTCATAGAAATTCTAATCTGTCTGTTTCTAATGATAGATCTGTGGGGTTGTTTGCTAAAACTAATTCTGTGGTAGataacaaaaagaaatttgttaaGAGTTCTAATCAGAATTTAAAATGTACAAATTGCAATAAAACTGGACATACAATTGAAAAATGTTTTGAGTTGATTGGGTATCCATCTTGGATGAAACCTCCAAGAGGAAATCAAAGTAAGAAGAATAGTTCAAGTAACAATGCATGTGTTGATGAGTCTAGTGTTCCTGTTACTTCTTTGACTTCTGATCAGTTGACTAAGTTGCTTAGTTTAATTAAGGACAGGGCACCTGAAACTTCTCAGAGCTGCAATGTTTCAG GATTTGTTAACCAAGAAAATCCTGGTGATTGGTAG